The Rhizophagus irregularis chromosome 27, complete sequence DNA window tatagtAGTCTGCTAGTCGCACGAACACGCCAACATAAAACCCTGCATTTCCAAAATCAAACTCGTTAAtcatagtattttttttttttctttataatgtAATCACGGTGCATACAATCAAAAACTCATACATTTTGACTAATATGgcaatattcataataaatgattaaaatgatTTGCATTAAATCAcatcacgaaaaaaaaattctcgtACTGTTGACCGTATTTGACTAATTTTGGCTTTGTGGTGGTAATTTACTCGTGAACtcgatataaaaatttctcattAAGCCTCGTTATTTAGAAGCTGATGTATTGGAAGTACTAGCgaagaaattataattgtttttcGGCTGTGGCTACGCATTTGCATTTTGCAAAAAGCGATTGCAAACAATATCCAATTTTTTCTAtacaaaaatttcaagtaCTTATTAGCATCATGGAAAGGAGAGCaacaaaaattacaatagTTTTACTACACGTAACTGTTAACCATATTTTATCCGAATATCGGCGGATCATGTAGTTAAATGTCGGCAATGGCGTGGTTCACACAGCCACATTAATAACTGAGGTCGAAGATTTCATAAtactgtttaaaaaaaattattcagaaaattttgcTACTGTtgttatattcattttttattgattctgcattacaattaaattaattgaaattaagtgtgtaatacaataaagtaattttgtaTCACTTccattatatcaaattttataaaattgaaaattttataagaaaatatagtaaaaattatttatttcgcAGAATTCTCTAAATTAGCATCCGTCTTTGTTTATTATACAATACATACTTCAAATAATACtcttgaattttatattaagcaagaatttttcaaccttattaaaatttaaatacacaTTTAAAAGATATGTAGACAACAAAATAACTTCTTCGATAAGATCAAAGATATTACGATGATGCGGATTTATAAAAGCTTTAATCTTGGGGTAATATTCATCGACATAAGTTCTTGGAAAAGTAATTTACAAGCGTATGGAACATGTACTTGAGAAACCTATAAAAAACagataaaatatgaaaatatgattttttttttaaaaaaaaagacaccATATTTTGCGGTTAGTAAGCACCCCCCGAAAATAAACATCACTGGGCAGAATTATGAGGATCTTGGCCGGTATTAGGTGCAAAAAAGGGGTGCTTATATACCgcaaaatacagtatattatcattatttttattttacttacccGAGtggaatttttacaaattttacaactATAAACATTTTTCGAAACTTGTGCTATGCATATTAGACCGCAAATATCACACACGTGAATCCTATAAGCATCCGCAACATCATTAAGTCGTTCCTATAatgaatgaaatattattaaccaaaaaaagaaaataaaaattttactaattattaataaaataaaataccttTAAGAATAATGCTGCACCATGTGAGATCATACAATCTCGTTCCATTTCACCAAATCTTAATCCTCCTTCACGACTACGTCCTTCAACAGGTTGTCTAGTCATTATATTCACTGGACCTCTTCCGCGGGagctattttatttattcaatttaatttagacaaaattcactatttattttatattttgatgtCCAAATACTTACTGAATTTTATCTTGAACCATATGCTTTAAACGTTGATAATATGTTGGTCCGATGAAAATTTGTGCAACTAATTTACGTCCAGTATGACCATTATACATAACTTCTAATCCACGATGATGAAATCCCATGGACTTGAGATTTCGAGAAATCGATTCTACAGTAATTTCATTAAAGGCTGTTGCATCCCCTTCGTTACCAGTTAAACCCGATAgctttatatttacaaatcgtatgttaaaattgttaaaatcaGTAAAATCAGGCCAAATTATCATccctttttttacttttcctTTTACATACCTTGCCCATTAAACACTCAACCAAATGTCCAATTGTCATACGACTAGGAATAGCGTGtggatttataataatgtcaGGTGTAATACCATTAGCAGCAAATGGCATATCTTCTTGATGATAAGTGATTCCAATTGTTCCTTTCTGACCATGACGACTCGCGAATTTATCTCCAATTTCTGGAATTCTTGTGTTTCTAACTTTAACCTTTACCATTTTAACTCCATCTTGATTTGTGGTAACAATTACTTGGTCAATAATTCCATTTTCTGTAGATCTCAACGGTGTAGAAACATCTCGATATATATGTGACTCTTTTCGTTGGCCAAGCATTTCAACTTCTGACGAAAGTGTGGTTACTTTTCCTATAAGAATATCATTTCCAGTAACTCTAATTCCACAAGGTACAATTCCATCATTATCAAGTTTCTCATAACTTCCACGCTTTAATCCAACAGTTGTATAAGAATTTGGTTTCATTATTTCTTCCATATTCAAAATACCCTacgttatttttttgattaaaaaaaaaaaaaaattttttcttaaatgaaaatcatcaataaaattaaattaattaattgctATACCTTTTTCTTCTCATAGTCAACATAACTTCTATAAACAAAGCTTCTAAACAATCCTCTATCGACACTACTTTGATTTATAATCAAAGAATCTTCTTGATTATATCCACCATAACACATAATAGCAACAATAGCATTGATTCCTGCGGGTAATTCTCTGAACTGAAGATATTTCATGACTTTTGTGGTTACAAGAGGTTTCTGAGGGTAATACAACACATTGGCCAATACATCCATTCGTAATTGATAATTAGTCGTATAGACTCCCATTGCTTGTTTACCCATAGCAGATTGATAGGTATTTCGAGGTGACTAGTTACAAagttatgataaaattaaaatttaataattattattttttttttcttttacgtGAATTTGATAtcaattatctttattttaccTGATTATGATCAGGAAATGGAATTAAACTAGCAGAAACACCCAAAATCATACTTGGATGAATTTCACAATGAGTCCACTTATTTGGACAAGttggtaaattaattaaacgtTCATGAACTGatcttcttttctttcttgGTCTTAAACCTCCAAGTTTacgtaaattatataatcttgACTCATATAATTCTGATGGAGACATACATATCATAGTAGTTTCTTCTTCTTCAGcatcaatattttcaatataatgaTTTGCTACTAATTCTTCCcataaattatactttttatcttgttcaatttccttttatatgtgataataatgaattataattttgcatgtatattatacatatatatttatatatcatattatgCATATTCTAAAAAAGATGAATTCATTATAACTTACCGATTTTAACTTGAATAAATCATAAGAAGTTAAGGCCAAATGTTGATCGTTCACGACGAATAATGGTCTACACATTCTTCCTGAATCACAATAAAATCTTATTTCATTTACATGGACATCATTAACAATTCCAATATCAGCTGGAAGGGAGTTTCCTTTATTGTCTCGAATTAATCGTATTAAATCTAAAGGTTCATCTGTAATACATGATAAATTTCCATTGACAAAAACTTTGGTTAATTTAGcaatattatcaaatgttgtttcattgatttttttgcaaattccaCTATTATTAATGTATTCATTTAATGAATCAGGTGGCATAGATACTGAGACATATGACATCAATGCTAAATTCTTCATTAAGCCGCATGCCTGTCCTTCAGGGGTCTCAGCAGGACATATATATCCCCATTGTGTATTATGAAGTTGACGTGGTTTAGTAATCTTTGCATCACGTCCAAGTGGGGCATTACATCTTCGAAGATGTGATATAGTTGACACATAAGTAAATCTGTTTAAAACTTGTGAAACGCCAGATCTGGACTGTtggataaagaaataaattatttattattattattattattattattattatttatagaaaattttaactatttacCTGCATTGCTTTTTTGGAATCTCCCCAATTACCAGTACCAACTGAATATTTGAACCCATTAGTAATGTGATCTGATTTTATCGCTAAAGGTAATTTGAATACGCGATTACTTAAAATACACTATTCaaggaaaaataattaatgaacaTGGTTGatagaattattatatcaaaaaaaaaattttttttttatttatttacctttcTTAAGTACATAATCATTTCATTTAccattttcttatataaaatactaaataatgAAGTCATCAAAGGACCGGCCATATCAAGACGTTTTTTGCCAAAATGATCTCGATCATCAATTTCTCGATATCCAAGAGCAGAATATAAAAGTCTATGTGCAAGATATCctaaaaaaattcctttattCGAATTGAAACCTATTCCCTCTCCAATATGAGGCAAAAATTCGGTatggataatattttttgcgtacctataaattaatataattattattatatttatttatttattttaaaaattaaataaatatatactcaATTCGTTTTTCACGAGCTGCATTAGCTACTGTTCCTCTGCGTCCAATATAATCTAGCGCAAGctataaagtattaaatagaattaaagaatttcaaataaGTAAAACTTGTGGTAAACATATGTGGTTTTGTtagtaaaataagtaaatatacATTTTGTGATCGAATTGTACATGATTCTTCAATAcaagataatataatattgaacatttcattatcattagaATCAAAACACATGTAATCAATAACTTCTTCATCATTAAGAATTCCAAGAGCaacaaataaaactttaattggaatatcttttttaataaaaggtaAATTGACATGTATATATTGTCCagatttctaattaaaaagagataataattatataaataaatatttatatattgacttttaaaaaaaattatataaataaatgtattactAACTTCTCCTGCTGAAGTTTTTGTAACCAATTTCAAATTAACAGTTCTAATTTTTGACATATGCGCATTAGTACTACGAAATTCTACACTGTATGAGATAGCTGGTAAAGCATGCTTAAAAACATAAGCATAATTATTAGCCAGTCTTTCTTGAGctattaaaactttttcgGAACCGTTAACGACAAAATAACCAccctaaatatattttaaactaagtaaaatgttatacaaattaaaaaagaatgataatttttatcgAACCTGATCATATGGACATTCGTGATGATCTTTTAATTCCTCAAAAGTTAAATCAGCTAAAGAACAAAAATTAGAATGTACCATAACGGggatctatttaaataataatcatggttaataataaatatatatatatatttataatttggatGATAAATTAGTCGACCTTTCCCAAAAATGCTCTTTCATCAATCAAAATTTCTTcactttctttaaaatcaatatcattgtaattaaagttatttacGGTTAATTTGGATACAAAAAGTTTCACGTCTAAAATAAGTGGGGCTGAAtacctatataaataataaaatttattgaaattttcttttaatgacacaatataatgatttttcatgtaaattaattatttttattatcaataagataaaaattaattgattactaACGTTAAGCCCCTTAAGCGAGCTTCATTCGGAAATAATTGTGTTTTAACACCCTCTGATTCGGTAAATTGAGGTTTAGTAAATGATGGATTATCAAATTCGAAACGATATTGAGTCTAACGACAAAATTCGTTAGaaagtaattatttatcaaaaaatcttttttaaaaaagtaaaaaaaaaaacaaaatttcttaaaatcataaattattgaaacaaaCAATAGTTTCTTGTTCATCTTCAATATCAGAATTTCTTATCACTTGTATTGGACTTTCAGTTATAACTTCAACAAGACCACGctcaataaaatcatcaaaagaATCCAATTGTTGTCGGATAATACccttatttttgaaaaatgaagaaataacTTCCCAACATTCCTCTTGCGTGAGatcaattttatcatcatcatcttcaaatGCAGAACCATATTCGGTTGCCATAGATTCtataaaagaagtaaaaagGGTAAATTATATCAAGGTTATATATGGtgtacaattaaaattaacatacCGTCAGTTTGATAACCTGAATAAACGTCTGAACATGCATCTTCATTATTTACGAACAAGAgatctataaataatatgatttataagTTTCGCAAATAAAGCacgaaaatataattaaaacgaTTTAAAAATACCATCGTATTGATATTCGAAAAGTTTATCATTAAGAATTGTTTGTGAATCTAGTGAATCTAGCGAATCTTGTGAATCTTGATTCGTAAAAGTAGAATGGTTTAACATATAGTCAATataatccatttttataacgtacaaattttgtatattttgtatgaattaagaaagaattgaaaggattaaagaaagaattcattaatttttatgtataaaatgTTTCGATAATATCGTGAGAtcattataatacaaataattacgTAAGACCTCAGCTTATTTTTATGCACTTACGAGTAATCAATTTAAAGATTTGTTAACTTCATTTAGAATTTCTGAATTCGCAGTTTAAACATGTTACTTACTTAAAGCTGTTACTTTAGCCAAATTTATACTACGTTCAAGTTTATTATAAGGATGAACCGATAATGTTTCATGTGACTTCGCTAATAAACATATCGCttaatataaattgttaaGTGTAAAGTGCGATATAGGTAAATTAGGTAAATTATTGTGGGTTTTATGAAACAATTGaagttttaaatttctaatacgGCAACagcattttaaaatatttttgtttctcaacataaaattaatatagtaCTAGGACTTCGTTCTAATTACGGTTCAATAACAAGGTTGAGTTTactgagaaaaaaaatatttcaattgaatagatttattaaagaaatttattagtgGATATTAAATTGGTTTATTGAAAGTGCTTGGTTTGAGTATCATTTTctcttattataatattagtaaatctcgtttataataatcttttaatttatgaagCTAAGCCATTCAACTtgtctattaatatttttagttgtTAGGAATCGGGTTCGAAACCGGTTCGGTTCTAAAGTAGTTCGCAAATTGCatattttgatcatttttCCTTCAttgacaattaattaaatttattgacaTCAATTTATTAGGTAAAGTTACTTATTGGAGTAAAGTAATTCGATTCAtctgtatttaataatttcaaaaattgttcAAATCGCTTTCGAActactaaaaattatgatgatggctaaaataatttaatgagtactttattcaaataatttatcgaTTATTcactataatatatattctttagaTGAGAAGTGTTTCTTGTTATTTTAGCGATTTTGATTGAAGCAATCTAATCATGCAGTAGTTTTCATAATCAAAGTACAGTATCAATATTAGAAGACAAatggtaaatattaaaattcaatattcttaccaaaatttgtaaaaaaattttggtcaaaaataaatacagtaacTTCAAGTTAGAGACGTAACaggtttattttaataatagttgaaGTCTTGATATCGGCATTACTGAGATTCAAATCTTCTAAAGATTTATCTAGTAGTATTCtaacatataaatttattaatttttgaaaatgttgaCATACCTTATAACACGATGTGGGTGCCAAGTAAATCATGTGACTCTAATCTTTTTTCCAATCTCCCGATTATTAAAGATCACTTAcatgaatattaatttagtttaattaaactttagaaatttctatttaaaaagaataatatcaTGAGAGGAAAACAACAATATTAAGGCATAAACATgaactatttttaaatttgccATTTTTCTTGGCAGTATATTTTGCCAAGATCTAATTTATCCGGGTCCTAccgaattaataatttgaaagtaACTCAATATTCACACGAATTGATTCCATTTTCAGAAAGTGTCGAATTGAATggattaaaaaactttatttacttGGAGACATATTATagtactaataaaaattttataatacaacattgttaaaaaacattaaaacaaaaacattaaaaataaataaatataaataaataaatatatataatagaataGCTAATATTTCCTGCCCACCACATCACACGTAATCATGCTAAATTAtgcttctttaatttcttcctCACCAATTACTTTATTACCACGTTTAACAGTAAACTTTTTACCAACAAGAGAATTACATTTGAAATTAGTAAAATCTTTTCTAAATGCTGCAATACCAGGAggtttaacaataaaattattgggGGTGATATCATGATTACCGGCTTTGAAAGTATAGATGTCATCATTAGATGAAGTGAATCCTGTATTAAATTGGACTGTAGCTCTACAAACTTTAGAGCTAAATTGAGTAAATGTTGCTACTCCTTTAATgtcattttcattaaataatacagTAGCAACGAATCCAAGTTTCTCTCGTTTTTGAAGGTTAGGATGTGGAATAGAAGAAACGAGCGCAGCGAAAAGGAAAAGGATCAAAATGGCTCTTTTAGTGatcattattaatgaattgtaaaaggtaaagaatttttttttttaatcgattagaaattgaatttatctcctttttataagtatttttgAATTGGAATAATAGGTAACACTCGGAGTTCTAAAATGTTGTGTtgatgttatttttaaatcaaatcctataaaaagtcaattttttttactttaaataaacttcttaaaatgtatttttaaaatattacttagattttattatcttACGGACcgaattttgaaataaatctgttatttattaggaatattttttccaataaagTAAGGTAATGACTTATTTTTTCCTATTCAATAATGGAAAGTAAAAATCATTGGCATCATTTGTTTTGGTAAGACAATGATCATTTCATCTCCTCAATAAAACTTGTTTACTACCTGTTGTACTTACCATAATTTTGGTCGAATGTTTGTATAAATGGTTACATTTTAGTATATGCATGCAGTTTTATCGGTAATtcattgataaatattttcatgagCAGGTAATAcgtaatcattttttaaactgataatattaaatcattagtaatattgtataatattgcCATGGGAATATGTGACGATTGTGACTTGTGTGACTTATATTCCTTTTAccgatatattaaatattctttaatttagataatctttatcttttttttatcttttttttcttttacaattctttttttagcgATATTGCCAAGTCTACAAAAAGAAGTTATTTGGAATGAACGAGACCGTATAATTGATCGCTAAATACTATTTGTTATAAACacatatttgtttaatataattttgccGGTAATTTAcctttgaataatttgatttttaaggTATGTCATTCAAATATGTGTAATCCGTGTAACTTGTATAAAATTACTGATTTGTTTAGTGACTTTGGCGTCATCTTTCGTAAttacttaatatatatatatattaatgcTTATAAGGTTTATTGTATACAAAAAGTACgcaaatctttatttaaaaaaagttgtgaCGAAAAAGAAATCTTACTTTTGCTTCTATACTCATATATATTTAcagtcaaaaaaataaataaaattaaataaataaataaataaaaaattctctaataatcTAAAGATTtctattaacaaattttacgTCACATCTTTATCCTAATTTAAACGCCCACAATTATTCCTTTGGAAAGAGTCGTT harbors:
- a CDS encoding uncharacterized protein (SECRETED:cutsite_VSS-IP; SECRETED:prob_0.7883); SECRETED:SignalP(1-19) codes for the protein MITKRAILILFLFAALVSSIPHPNLQKREKLGFVATVLFNENDIKGVATFTQFSSKVCRATVQFNTGFTSSNDDIYTFKAGNHDITPNNFIVKPPGIAAFRKDFTNFKCNSLVGKKFTVKRGNKVIGEEEIKEA